A genomic window from Streptomyces sp. MST-110588 includes:
- a CDS encoding ABC transporter permease subunit → MSTAAARAVLSAELIKIRTVRSTLWTPLLTFVISVGISLVFAMAFHDRFSAMPPDQQRSFDPVMAGFYGLTFGQLMLVAFGVLTVSSEYTTGMIRASLAAVPRRGAFYAAKTLAGTLVAAAVSVLTTVVTFFTAQSTLGPHGVSLGDPGVLRATLGTCLYMTLICAFSIGVATMLRSSVLSLGILIPLFFIVSPVLANIPALRAVAQYLPDQAGLQIMRVVPRTTDLGHDMGPLAGLLVLVGWTAASLLGGYLLLRRRDA, encoded by the coding sequence ATGAGCACGGCAGCCGCCAGGGCGGTCCTCTCCGCCGAACTGATCAAGATCCGTACGGTGCGCTCCACCCTGTGGACGCCCCTGCTGACGTTCGTCATCAGCGTGGGCATCAGCCTGGTCTTCGCCATGGCCTTCCACGACCGCTTCTCCGCCATGCCACCGGACCAGCAGCGCTCCTTCGACCCGGTCATGGCCGGGTTCTACGGCCTGACCTTCGGCCAGCTCATGCTGGTGGCGTTCGGCGTGCTGACCGTCAGCTCCGAGTACACCACCGGAATGATCCGCGCCTCGCTGGCCGCGGTACCCCGCCGGGGAGCGTTCTACGCCGCCAAGACACTGGCCGGCACGCTCGTGGCCGCCGCGGTATCCGTCCTGACCACCGTCGTCACGTTCTTCACCGCACAGAGCACCCTCGGCCCGCACGGCGTCTCCCTCGGGGACCCCGGGGTGCTGCGCGCGACGCTCGGCACCTGCCTCTACATGACGCTGATCTGTGCCTTCTCCATAGGCGTGGCCACCATGCTGCGCAGCTCCGTCCTCTCCCTGGGCATATTGATCCCCCTGTTCTTCATCGTCTCCCCGGTCCTGGCCAACATCCCGGCCCTGAGAGCGGTCGCCCAGTACCTGCCCGACCAGGCGGGACTGCAGATCATGCGGGTGGTCCCGAGGACCACCGACCTCGGCCATGACATGGGCCCGCTGGCCGGACTGTTGGTCCTGGTGGGCTGGACCGCCGCGTCCCTCCTCGGCGGATACCTCCTGCTGCGCCGCCGCGACGCCTGA